The stretch of DNA CAGGCCAACGGCGCAGACCCAACCGCGCTAAACTACACTAAACAGGATGTTGCGCTCTTTGCGGAACGCTTCAACAAAGGCGGCTTGCGGCTAGATGAAGACGAAAAAGAGCACGCGGCATACTTATGCAGCAAACATGGCGTCGCAGTGACAGGGAAAGAGCACCCCCACATTGACTCAATTCACCTCTACAAAGCCACCGGCGACCTGCAGCTTGTCCCCGCCCAGTTCCGCGCAAAACTGCTGGGCATAATCGGGCAGTACACCAGCGGCTACAGCAAACTCGACGGCGAAAAATGGGTTCCAGCAAAGGCGCCCTAAAGCTGTTTGACCATGCGGATGGCGTCGCAGGTGCCATGGTGCTCAAAGCGGTAGTAGCCGATTAGGCGCTCCTTGACCTTGTAGCCTGCTTTCTGGTAGAGTGCAATCGCGGTTTTGTTGCCCTCGGAAACCTCCAGCTGCGAAAACCTTAGCCCCCGCCGCCTCATCTCCTGCTCCGCCGCAGACATTAGCCTAAACCCTATGCCCTGCCCCTGAAAAGTGGGGTCAACATCCAGCGTCTCAAGGTAGCCGCCGCTGGTGCCTTTGCGGTAGAGCGCCACAATAAAGCCCCGTATGGCGCCGCCGCTGGTTTCGATGAGGCATGTGCTGTTGGCTTTGTAGATGAGGTAGGTAAGCTGGCTTTTGGGGTAGGCGGTGGCTCCACTGAAGCATCGCTGCTCGATAGCGGCTATCGCTTCGATGTCGCCTAACTCTGCATTGCGGATAAGCACTGCTGCGGTCATGTTGAGTCAACTACTATAGCCTGAGAGTGGCAGACGAATATTTTTATCTTGGGCTAGAATGATTGGTTGATGAAGCAGGATGGATTGATTTGAAGAAGGTTGCAGTGAAAGATTACCAGTTCACAGAAAAAATGACTGTTGATGAGCTTGTCGCTCAGATGGATGAGGCATGGGGTTTCACCGCGGGTAAACTCGCCGTCGGCGTATCCATAATGGAAGCGATGATTGCCAGCAAGGGCTGCGTCAAGTTCCTCTCATTTACCGCCGACATAGTAGCCACCGGCACCCGAGGGGTCATCCGCGAACTCGTCAAACGCCGCCTCGTCGACATCATAATAACCACCTGCGGCACACTCGACCACGACGTCGCAAGATGTCACCGCGACTACTACAAGGGCAGCTTCGTCATGAACGACAGCAGACTGCATCAGGAGGGCGTCAACAGATTAGGCAACGTTTTGGTGCCAAACGACAGCTACGGCATAATTCTTGAAAAGAAAATCCAGGCTATGCTGACTGACCTCTACAACGAAGGCAAAAAGGAGCTGTCCACAACCGAGCTTAGCCGCGAAATCGGCCTACGAATATGCGACGAAACCTCCATACTTTACTGGGCAGCCAAAAACAACATCCCCGTCCATGTCCCCGGTATAACCGACGGCTCAGTGGGCTATCAGCTCTGGATGTTTAGCCAAGACCACCGCGACTTCCGCATAAACCTGCTTAAAGACGAAGGCATGCTGAGCGATTTGATGTTTGACTCCAAGACCACGGGTGCGCTTATCGTGGGCGGAGGCATCAGCAAGCATCACACGATCTGGTGGAACCAATTCAAAGACGGTCTTGACTACGTCATCTACATCAGCACAGCGGATGAATGGGATGGCAGTCTCAGCGGAGCCCGGCCACGGGAAGCAGTGAGTTGGGGCAAGATCAGCGAGAAAGCCAAACGCGTCATGATTGAAGGCGACGCCACTATGGTGCTGCCGATAATGACCAGCGCGTTGATTGACCGGTTGGGCAAAAAACGTTCTTAATTCTCCATTGATGGATCAGCATTTTTTATTGCGGATTATTCCTCTTGACTTTTTTTTGCGCAATAATAGGCTGCATTCATTTACTGTTATTAAGCGAATATTCTTGTAGACGCCAATTTTTAGAAGATGCCCGTCGCCGCTGACAATATACTCTGCCTTGCCGCTGACCGCCGTATTTACCACGACATCGTCATCAGGGTCATCCATCACAACCCTAATGTTGGAATCTAATGGAACAACGGTTGCCCGCTGGACAAGGGTAGATACAAATCGGTTAACAGTCTCGGTTTTAACGCCGAATTTTTCTCTTGACAACACATCAGCCAATTCGGCCAACATGGAAGCAGACAAAACCACCGTATGCTCCTCTAACAGTTTAGCAAGTAACTCTCTTGATTTGCCCCCATTAAGAAACGCCGACACTAAAACATTCGTGTCAACGACGACTCGAACCATACCTAAGCGCCTGTTTTGGCTCGCTTCTCAATGCGGTACCGCTGGATTTCTTCTAAAATCTCTTTTTCAGGTACCTTTCTGCCGCCTCTTTGCTTGTAAACTTCGCTGAAGAGGCTTTGCAGTTCCTCTTTTATGGGGGGAATTTCCAGTTTGGTTACCACTATCTTGTCGCCTCTGCGGTAGACTGCAAGTTTTGTTTTGGAAGTGATTTTCAGTTCCTTTCTGAACCGCTGGGGAATCACGATTTGTCCCTTGGTTCCAACTGTTGCGATTTCAGCTTCGGTTTCTATTTGCCCCATAATGCTCAAAGTATAATTTTCATACTCACATAAGGTTTTTTCGGAGAAAAGCATGAAATGTAAAAGACGCTAAAAAAAGAAATAAGAGAAGATTAGGCTTTTGGCATATCCTTGAAGATCCAGCTCATGTCTGGACCCTTCCGTTTCTCTGGGACACGCTCAGAGAGGGCATGGCATATCAGCGGCAAAGCGATGGTTGCGTCGCAGTAGCAGACCGCGCGGGAGCCGGTTTGGCTGTTGATTTTGCCCCAGCTGATAGCTTCCTCCAACGTGCAGCCCGATAAGCCGCCCCATTGTGGGCTGTCAGTGGTGATTTGGATGGC from Candidatus Bathyarchaeota archaeon encodes:
- a CDS encoding GNAT family N-acetyltransferase, which codes for MTAAVLIRNAELGDIEAIAAIEQRCFSGATAYPKSQLTYLIYKANSTCLIETSGGAIRGFIVALYRKGTSGGYLETLDVDPTFQGQGIGFRLMSAAEQEMRRRGLRFSQLEVSEGNKTAIALYQKAGYKVKERLIGYYRFEHHGTCDAIRMVKQL
- a CDS encoding deoxyhypusine synthase, whose translation is MDLKKVAVKDYQFTEKMTVDELVAQMDEAWGFTAGKLAVGVSIMEAMIASKGCVKFLSFTADIVATGTRGVIRELVKRRLVDIIITTCGTLDHDVARCHRDYYKGSFVMNDSRLHQEGVNRLGNVLVPNDSYGIILEKKIQAMLTDLYNEGKKELSTTELSREIGLRICDETSILYWAAKNNIPVHVPGITDGSVGYQLWMFSQDHRDFRINLLKDEGMLSDLMFDSKTTGALIVGGGISKHHTIWWNQFKDGLDYVIYISTADEWDGSLSGARPREAVSWGKISEKAKRVMIEGDATMVLPIMTSALIDRLGKKRS
- a CDS encoding putative toxin-antitoxin system toxin component, PIN family, with product MVRVVVDTNVLVSAFLNGGKSRELLAKLLEEHTVVLSASMLAELADVLSREKFGVKTETVNRFVSTLVQRATVVPLDSNIRVVMDDPDDDVVVNTAVSGKAEYIVSGDGHLLKIGVYKNIRLITVNECSLLLRKKKSRGIIRNKKC
- a CDS encoding AbrB/MazE/SpoVT family DNA-binding domain-containing protein, whose protein sequence is MGQIETEAEIATVGTKGQIVIPQRFRKELKITSKTKLAVYRRGDKIVVTKLEIPPIKEELQSLFSEVYKQRGGRKVPEKEILEEIQRYRIEKRAKTGA